A window of Thermoleophilia bacterium contains these coding sequences:
- a CDS encoding ABC transporter substrate-binding protein yields MKRLLAIAGIIALALVVALAVAACGEKETTTTAAPSTTAPPSTQTTAGGSTSTTASGETTASTGAPAKEDVLKIGAISSATGDMATAFKAMYDSVGPTQELLNEMGGVTVGDTHYRIEIKFYDDQSTTAGGLTAINKLIGEGIKYVVPPMFMPINLAIAPLCEENKIMRIKSFGAGNVEVNPDNPLMFFTCSGVANIKPFFDYALAKYPNVKTVAVITPDDPGAATYQQLIKEEYEKRGIKIVYWEVYPQPTFDFYSILNKALATKPDAIDGIFGIPPCTSAIINQSRELGFAGPVFGPCTLGDANVVNAMVTPEYRHDILSYVPDVNSDKMTEPVKKLGEKIKAKGASFELDSLHLLDAISAIIAGIKAAGSIDPEAVAAAIDNGKCTGFEGAYGPAVWGSYVSVYGNKHCAEHAPMVTTYTKEGLLFEWLPWDGTAHDKQ; encoded by the coding sequence ATGAAAAGACTACTTGCAATCGCAGGAATCATCGCTTTGGCGCTTGTGGTGGCTTTGGCGGTTGCGGCCTGCGGAGAGAAAGAAACCACGACCACTGCCGCGCCGTCTACCACTGCTCCGCCTAGTACTCAGACCACGGCGGGCGGCTCAACTAGCACAACCGCGAGTGGCGAAACGACGGCCTCTACTGGAGCTCCCGCCAAAGAGGATGTTCTAAAGATTGGGGCCATCAGCTCTGCTACTGGGGACATGGCTACTGCGTTCAAGGCCATGTACGACTCAGTAGGACCCACCCAGGAACTTCTGAACGAGATGGGGGGTGTGACTGTAGGTGACACGCACTACAGAATTGAGATCAAGTTCTATGATGACCAATCCACCACGGCCGGGGGTCTCACGGCGATAAACAAGTTGATAGGCGAAGGTATAAAGTACGTTGTTCCCCCTATGTTTATGCCCATCAACCTAGCCATTGCTCCCTTGTGCGAAGAGAACAAGATCATGCGGATCAAGTCTTTTGGCGCGGGGAATGTTGAGGTAAACCCGGACAATCCACTGATGTTTTTCACCTGCTCTGGCGTCGCCAACATCAAGCCATTCTTTGACTATGCGCTGGCAAAGTACCCAAACGTCAAGACTGTGGCGGTTATCACTCCCGATGACCCTGGAGCCGCGACCTATCAGCAACTGATCAAGGAAGAGTACGAGAAACGCGGCATAAAGATAGTCTATTGGGAGGTTTATCCGCAGCCCACATTTGACTTCTACTCAATCTTGAACAAGGCGCTTGCCACCAAACCTGACGCGATCGACGGGATCTTCGGCATACCTCCATGCACCTCGGCGATTATCAACCAGTCGCGCGAACTTGGATTTGCAGGCCCTGTGTTTGGTCCCTGTACTCTTGGCGACGCGAATGTGGTCAACGCCATGGTTACGCCCGAGTACCGGCATGACATCCTTTCCTACGTTCCTGACGTAAACAGCGATAAGATGACCGAACCCGTGAAGAAGCTGGGCGAGAAAATCAAGGCCAAAGGTGCAAGCTTTGAGCTTGACAGTCTGCACCTCTTGGATGCTATTTCCGCGATAATCGCTGGCATAAAGGCTGCCGGGAGCATCGACCCCGAGGCAGTTGCGGCGGCAATCGACAACGGCAAGTGCACGGGTTTCGAGGGAGCTTACGGTCCAGCAGTGTGGGGCTCGTATGTCTCTGTCTACGGCAACAAGCATTGCGCGGAACACGCTCCAATGGTTACCACGTACACCAAGGAAGGGCTGCTGTTCGAATGGCTGCCATGGGACGGCACGGCTCATGACAAACAGTGA